Below is a window of Pirellulales bacterium DNA.
ACAGCGTTGTGGCAGCGCGGGTGCGTGACCACTTTCGTGATTTACCGCCGGTTTGCTATGCTGAATTCATGAATCCCCTACCCGGCCCGTCCGATTTGCCCTCCGCCGCCGAAAAACCTGCAACTCCTTTTCCGGCGGCTGCATTCCCGACGGCGGTAGCCAAGCCCGTCATGTCGTCAGCTTCGGCTGCTTCGTATCCGTCCGTGCCACGGCAGATGTTGGACGAATTCGACTTGGGCATGCCGCGGCGGCGGCGGGCGCTGCCACTGGTGTTGTTTTTGCTGACCTGCTTTTTCACTTACGCGGCCGGCACGTATCATTGGGCGCCCACTCTGTTTGGATTTCAAGGCGAACAATGGAATTGGAACGCAACCTGGCACCAACTGAAAGCCAACTGGGCAGATGGCTTAACCTACATGGGCTGTGTCATGGCGGTGCTATTGGCCCACGAAATGGGGCACTTTTTGATGACCGTGCGGTATCGCGTGCCAGCCAGTTATCCCATTTTCATCCCGATGCCTATCATGCTTACCGGCACGATGGGAGCGGTGATCGGCATGGAGGGCTTTCGGGCCAACCGACGGCAAATGTTCGATATCGGATTAGCCGGCCCGTTGGCCGGATTGGCGGTGACCATTCCGCTGGTGTGGATTGGCATTAAAATTGGCGAACACGCGCTTCCACAACATGGCGGTTTTATCTTCGGCGATCCGCTGTTGGCCAGATGGCTCATTCACTGGTTACGGCCCGACATGGCGCCTGGTGAAGAACTGGTGATGAACCCGGTTTACATGGCCGGCTGGGTGGGAATGTTCGTCACCGGATTGAACATGATGCCTGTCAGCCAGCTCGACGGTGGGCATGTGATTTATGCCTTATTCCTGGGGCGCTCGAGGATTATCGCGCGGGGGTTTTTACTGGCGGCGATTGCGTATATTGTTCTTGCCCACCAAGTTTCGTGGACGTTGATGATTGTGATTGTCACGTTCATTGGCGTCGATCATCCGCGCACTGCGGACGACACGGTTCCCTTGGGCGCGGTGCGAACCATTCTGGGCCTGCTCTCGCTGGCGCTGCCGGTGCTTTGTTTTACGCCGTTCCGCATGCAGTCGGTGTGACCACCGGGTGGTGGGACAATTTGAAATTCCGACAGCCGCTTTTCCCGACTGACACAGTCGGGCTATGTTCAAATTGGCCCACCACCGACCACCGCTGTTACATCGACCTAAGATGTGCTCGCGCACTGCTTGGCCACGTGTAACGCAAAATCAAACCCAGCAGAATCATGGCCGCGCCGGCGACGGTCCACCAGGCAGGTTTTTCGCCGCGCACCAGAAATGCCCACAGCGGCAAGAGAATCGGTTCCAACAGCGCAATGGCGGCGGCCTCCTGGCTGGAAATGGATCGTAGCCCCCGACCAAACAGCGTATATGGCAGCGCCATTTGGAAAAAGCCAAAGCCCACGAGCAGCGGCCATTGCCAACCACTGGGCCACAGACCGCACCACAACACAAAGGGCGCAAGGATTGCCGCAGTGGCCAAATGATTGACGCTGACCAGCCAAA
It encodes the following:
- a CDS encoding site-2 protease family protein; its protein translation is MNPLPGPSDLPSAAEKPATPFPAAAFPTAVAKPVMSSASAASYPSVPRQMLDEFDLGMPRRRRALPLVLFLLTCFFTYAAGTYHWAPTLFGFQGEQWNWNATWHQLKANWADGLTYMGCVMAVLLAHEMGHFLMTVRYRVPASYPIFIPMPIMLTGTMGAVIGMEGFRANRRQMFDIGLAGPLAGLAVTIPLVWIGIKIGEHALPQHGGFIFGDPLLARWLIHWLRPDMAPGEELVMNPVYMAGWVGMFVTGLNMMPVSQLDGGHVIYALFLGRSRIIARGFLLAAIAYIVLAHQVSWTLMIVIVTFIGVDHPRTADDTVPLGAVRTILGLLSLALPVLCFTPFRMQSV